The Gammaproteobacteria bacterium genome has a window encoding:
- the recJ gene encoding ssDNA-specific exonuclease RecJ — protein MRLTTKTIRRRSLSKLDHDLPDSLHPVLRRVYLARNLTNAKELDRSLKNLLPLQQLKGVDTAVALLEEAMMNNWRIVIVADFDADGATSCAVVVRALRAMGARNVDYVIPNRIIHGYGLTPAIVAVAARFSPDLLVTVDNGISSIEGVAAARALGIRVLITDHHLPGLELPVADAVVNPNCPDNDFPSKGLAGVGVIFYVMLALRAHLRARGWFEGIRAEPNLGALLDLVALGTVADVVPLDHNNRILVARGLARIRAGMACPGIAALLAVAERAPERVTTTDLGFFVGPRLNAAGRLEDMTIGVECLLADDATQAHVLAVRLDTLNRERRAIEAEMQDQALEELERLELDAEAELPWGLVLYDAAWHPGVIGILASRIKDRFNRPVIAFAPGGEQELRGSARGITKLHIRDILESIATAHPKMFCRFGGHAMAAGLTIPKNQLSDFATSFDAEIRRRLAPEDLHGVIFSDGALKPDDFSLELAEILRSGGPWGQGFPEPIFDGVFQCLDSRMMGERHLKLRVCSTEGSKPLDAIVFNYVNYPDCFFPRPRFHLRLAYRLDVNQYQDNCNPQLVVEYMESMQ, from the coding sequence TTGCGTTTAACAACCAAAACTATCCGCCGTCGTTCCCTGTCCAAGCTCGACCACGACCTGCCCGATTCTCTCCATCCTGTCCTCAGGCGAGTTTACCTGGCGCGGAATCTGACCAACGCCAAAGAGCTGGATCGATCCCTCAAGAATTTGTTACCTCTGCAACAACTCAAGGGTGTAGATACGGCGGTCGCGTTGCTGGAGGAAGCGATGATGAATAATTGGCGCATTGTAATCGTGGCGGATTTTGATGCCGATGGAGCGACTTCCTGCGCGGTAGTGGTGCGTGCCCTTCGGGCTATGGGAGCGCGAAATGTAGATTATGTTATCCCAAACCGCATTATCCACGGTTACGGACTCACTCCGGCGATTGTGGCGGTGGCCGCGCGTTTTTCTCCCGACTTGCTGGTGACTGTGGACAACGGCATATCTAGCATTGAAGGCGTAGCGGCGGCGCGGGCGTTGGGGATACGGGTATTGATTACCGATCACCACCTACCTGGCCTAGAGTTGCCGGTTGCCGATGCTGTGGTCAATCCTAACTGTCCTGATAATGATTTCCCGAGCAAGGGCCTGGCCGGAGTTGGAGTCATTTTTTATGTGATGTTGGCCTTACGCGCACATCTACGTGCGCGGGGCTGGTTTGAGGGAATCCGTGCCGAGCCTAACCTTGGTGCTTTGCTCGATTTGGTAGCCCTCGGGACCGTGGCGGACGTAGTGCCATTGGATCATAATAATCGTATCCTGGTAGCTAGGGGATTGGCACGGATCCGCGCGGGGATGGCATGTCCCGGAATCGCGGCGCTATTGGCGGTAGCGGAACGTGCCCCTGAACGAGTGACTACCACGGATCTCGGTTTTTTTGTCGGGCCGCGACTTAACGCGGCAGGACGCCTCGAAGACATGACCATTGGCGTGGAATGCCTGCTTGCGGATGATGCCACCCAAGCCCATGTGCTCGCGGTGCGCCTGGATACGCTAAACCGCGAACGGCGTGCCATTGAAGCGGAAATGCAGGACCAGGCACTTGAAGAGCTAGAGCGTCTTGAACTCGACGCGGAAGCGGAACTACCCTGGGGTCTCGTGCTCTACGACGCAGCCTGGCATCCCGGAGTGATTGGCATTCTTGCCTCACGCATCAAGGATCGATTTAACCGTCCGGTTATCGCCTTTGCTCCGGGAGGGGAACAGGAACTACGGGGATCCGCACGCGGGATTACCAAATTGCACATCCGTGACATTCTGGAATCCATTGCGACCGCACATCCAAAAATGTTCTGTCGTTTTGGTGGCCACGCCATGGCAGCGGGGTTGACTATTCCCAAAAACCAGTTATCGGACTTTGCGACTAGTTTCGACGCAGAAATTCGCCGTCGCCTGGCTCCAGAAGATCTCCATGGAGTGATTTTCTCCGATGGTGCGCTTAAACCCGATGATTTTAGCCTGGAACTTGCCGAAATCCTGCGCAGTGGCGGGCCTTGGGGTCAAGGTTTTCCCGAACCAATCTTCGACGGAGTTTTCCAGTGCCTCGATAGCCGGATGATGGGGGAACGTCATCTCAAGCTTCGGGTTTGCTCCACAGAGGGATCAAAACCCTTGGATGCCATTGTTTTCAATTACGTCAATTACCCTGATTGTTTTTTTCCCAGGCCCAGATTTCATCTTCGTCTAGCTTATCGTCTGGATGTAAATCAATATCAGGATAATTGCAATCCGCAACTCGTGGTCGAATATATGGAATCCATGCAATAA